In one Gracilinanus agilis isolate LMUSP501 chromosome 6, AgileGrace, whole genome shotgun sequence genomic region, the following are encoded:
- the CD6 gene encoding T-cell differentiation antigen CD6 translates to MASLAVCRELSCGKIERVVSGTPAPEEPEHLPVGNWSVALNDTLGFALRSVICDKGEWKTCKVQSAECPSGKPTTVNCEEIHAVRLMDGGSRCAGRVELKDKGSWGTVCDDAWDLKDATVVCQQLGCGWAVDTPGASVFQKGKGPIHLDEVNCSGTELSLWECPAQRDHDCHHKEDVGVVCSASSVPFGIQENEFRERVLLILCIVLGILLLAALVALIFTFLKIKGKYALPVMENHNQPTAPATIGGNNEVSLTIPKEEAPKLSLQVGAPPSKDSESDSDYEHYDFHRQPPVPLSTFANSQKYQVTEEMARQNRFRMPPLQEDHPVPAPQNYPRYNSESSTSSGEAYCNSPTSKLPQSNFQGFPSESKCLLKPEPNLELAGSRATLLGAFDPAPQNYLRHNSESSTSSGEGYCNSSTGKLPQSNFQGFSSERNLLEPTPNLELAGSRATLLGTCPGVVSAAPAAEDSSSTSSGEWYENYDSPQPPPLVPFGCPELTTPAVTGSFEDDSSEEDYDDIGAA, encoded by the exons ATGGCCAGCTTAGCTGTCTGCAGAGAGCTGAGCTGTGGGAAGATAGAGCGAGTAGTGTCTGGGACTCCTGCTCCAGAGGAACCGGAGCATCTCCCTGTGGGTAACTGGAGTGTGGCCCTCAATGATACATTGGGCTTTGCTCTGAGGTCTGTGATCTGTGACAAAGGAGAGTGGAAGACCTGCAAGGTGCAGTCTGCTGAATGCCCCAGTGGGAAGCCAACCACGGTCAACTGTGAAG AAATCCATGCTGTGCGGCTGATGGATGGAGGTAGTCGCTGTGCCGGTCGAGTAGAGCTGAAGGACAAAGGCTCCTGGGGGACTGTGTGTGATGATGCCTGGGACCTGAAGGATGCTACGGTTGTGTGCCAACAGCTGGGTTGTGGTTGGGCTGTAGACACCCCAGGGGCCTCAGTCTTCCAGAAGGGCAAAGGACCCATCCACCTGGATGAGGTGAATTGCTCTGGGACTGAGCTCTCGCTGTGGGAGTGCCCTGCCCAGAGAGACCATGACTGTCATCACAAAGAGGATGTTGGTGTGGTTTGCTCAG CATCCTCTGTGCCATTTGGAATACAAGAGAACGAATTTCGGGAGCGGGTCCTCCTCATCCTCTGCATTGTCCTAGGAATTCTCCTCTTGGCGGCACTCGTAGCTCTGATTTTCACCTTTCTGAAGATTAAAGGAAAGTATG CTCTCCCAGTCATGGAAAATCATAATCAGCCAACAGCCCCAGCCACCATCGGAGGCAACAATGAGGTCTCTCTGACCATCCCCAAAGAAGAAG CACCCAAGCTTTCCTTGCAGGTGGGAGCCCCACCCTCAAAGGACTCCGAATCAGACTCTGACTACGAACACTATGACTTCCACAGGCAGCCCCCTGTGCCCCTCTCCACCTTCGCTA ACTCCCAGAAGTACCAAGTGACGGAGGAGATGGCCCGGCAGAACAGGTTCAGGATGCCGCCGCTGCAGGAGG ATCACCCCGTCCCAGCTCCGCAGAATTACCCGAGGTACAACAGCGAGTCAAGTACATCTTCCGGGGAGGCTTACTGCAATAGTCCCACCAGCAAGCTGCCTCAGTCCAACTTCCAAGGCTTTCCTTCAGAGAGCAAATGCCTCCTGAAGCCAGAGCCCAACCTGGAGCTGGCTGGGTCCCGGGCCACTCTGCTTG GTGCCTTTGATCCAGCTCCTCAGAATTACCTGAGGCACAATAGTGAGTCCAGCACCTCTTCTGGGGAAGGTTACTGCAATAGTTCCACCGGCAAGCTGCCTCAGTCCAACTTCCAGGGCTTTTCTTCAGAGAGGAACCTCCTGGAGCCAACTCCAAATCTGGAACTGGCTGGGTCCCGGGCCACTCTTCTTG GAACCTGCCCTGGAGTTGTTTCAGCAGCACCAGCGGCTGAGGACAGTTCCAGCACCTCCTCTGGGGAGTGGTATGAGAATTATGACTCACCCCAGCCCCCTCCCTTGGTGCCCTTTGGGTGTCCAG AACTAACTACCCCAGCAGTCACGGGCAGTTTTGAAGATGACTCATCTGAGGAGGACTATGATGATATCGGAGCTGCATAG